One Candidatus Planktophila limnetica DNA segment encodes these proteins:
- a CDS encoding ABC transporter ATP-binding protein: MSDLIISGVEAGYGHVRVLHGVNLKVSDKPVALMGRNGMGKSTLAQAIMGLNATTAGTITYGDVTLTGLSPTKIANAGIGYVPQGRRVFPSLTVDEHLRILEKRNGQWSAKKVYELFPRLAERKKNGGAMLSGGEQQMLAIGRALMTNPTLLLMDEPSEGLAPAIVEHLGNSLRDLVAQGQRVLLIEQNLRFASNLCDEIVILSNGEIQATVSSKELRSSADLQNKYLGVA; this comes from the coding sequence ATGAGTGATCTCATTATTTCTGGCGTTGAGGCTGGATATGGTCATGTGCGCGTGCTTCATGGCGTGAATCTAAAAGTTTCAGATAAACCCGTTGCGCTCATGGGCAGAAATGGAATGGGCAAATCCACTCTTGCTCAAGCAATCATGGGATTAAACGCAACAACTGCAGGCACTATTACTTACGGAGATGTCACACTAACTGGTTTATCTCCAACAAAGATTGCCAATGCAGGAATTGGTTATGTTCCACAGGGCCGTCGAGTATTTCCATCACTGACAGTTGATGAGCATTTGCGCATTCTTGAAAAACGCAATGGCCAATGGAGTGCGAAAAAAGTTTACGAATTATTCCCACGTCTTGCAGAACGCAAGAAAAATGGGGGAGCAATGCTCTCTGGTGGAGAACAACAAATGCTTGCAATCGGTCGTGCATTGATGACTAACCCAACACTTCTATTGATGGATGAACCTTCAGAAGGTTTGGCACCAGCAATCGTTGAGCACCTCGGTAACTCGCTACGAGATTTGGTTGCTCAAGGTCAACGAGTTTTATTGATCGAGCAAAACCTTAGGTTTGCATCAAATCTGTGCGATGAAATCGTCATTCTTTCTAATGGTGAAATACAAGCAACGGTTTCATCAAAGGAATTGCGCTCTAGCGCAGATTTACAAAACAAATATCTCGGGGTCGCTTAA
- a CDS encoding ABC transporter ATP-binding protein — protein MSTTTKAGTHALSLSAVSRNFGGIRAVADISFDVSHGKRLTIIGTNGAGKSTLFNLITGVYPLSSGSISVFGQDVSKQPAYSRAKLGIARTFQTSKLFQGLTVRENLYTSLRQALGEKKISWLANPSESDRLRTESTSILERVDLLKKSDVLVSDISHGESRQLEVAMALAMRPKILMLDEPAAGISPTERGRLVDLLKSLDKEMTLVLIEHDMAVALAVADEVIVMHDGTMFMQGSPDEVRNSSAVRDLYLGSNHE, from the coding sequence ATGTCAACAACCACTAAAGCCGGTACACACGCTCTATCACTGAGCGCTGTTTCACGTAACTTTGGTGGTATTCGCGCCGTGGCTGACATCAGCTTTGATGTCAGCCACGGAAAGCGATTAACAATTATTGGAACAAATGGTGCTGGTAAATCAACACTCTTTAACTTAATTACTGGTGTTTACCCTTTGAGCAGTGGATCTATTTCAGTTTTCGGACAAGATGTTTCAAAACAGCCTGCTTATAGCCGGGCTAAGTTAGGTATTGCGCGTACTTTTCAAACTTCAAAGTTATTCCAGGGTCTAACAGTGCGTGAAAATCTGTACACCTCTTTGCGACAGGCTTTGGGAGAAAAGAAAATTAGCTGGTTAGCAAATCCCTCAGAATCTGATCGATTACGCACCGAAAGTACTTCTATTCTCGAAAGAGTTGATCTGCTCAAGAAATCAGATGTTTTAGTTTCAGATATTTCACACGGTGAATCTCGCCAACTTGAAGTTGCAATGGCACTAGCTATGCGCCCAAAGATTTTGATGCTCGATGAACCAGCAGCTGGCATAAGTCCAACCGAGCGCGGTCGTCTTGTAGATCTACTTAAATCTTTAGATAAAGAAATGACTCTAGTTTTGATCGAACACGATATGGCTGTGGCCCTGGCCGTTGCCGATGAAGTCATCGTTATGCACGATGGAACAATGTTTATGCAAGGTTCACCGGATGAAGTTAGAAATAGTTCTGCAGTGCGTGATCTTTACCTAGGGAGCAATCATGAGTGA
- a CDS encoding ABC transporter substrate-binding protein: MKAQRISRTAIVGVVAGVLAAGLVTAPSSQAAGTIKIGYLNATIGPFAGGAPQITIGLNIALKEIKSTVAGKKIVILEEATDATPQLALEKAKKLIEKDKVDILFGPLSGDEGVAIARLSKKYPKVTFINTTGSASEATNEQPSKNFFRFHGDAAQWSGGVGEIAYKTLGYKRVAIIADDYSFPYANAGGFATGFCKSGGVIVAAQWPALGTKDYSSQIAALPKDIDAIYAGLGGADAVQFLKQAVQFGITKPLIGGAILVDGTVLGSKADIGDAVLNTIGGGPVPDDSYSTPEYDKFKAQLTAAGTGPNIFSVLGYVSAKSMLAGLVAVKGDLSNNQAAYRKVLSTLKWNTPTGPLSMDKNRNAIVSNFIYQVISDGKGGFKTKSLKRQDKVAQGTKVFGRVNSCADVK, encoded by the coding sequence ATGAAGGCACAACGTATAAGCCGCACCGCCATTGTTGGCGTTGTAGCAGGTGTACTTGCAGCTGGCTTAGTAACAGCACCCTCAAGCCAAGCCGCTGGTACCATCAAAATCGGATACCTCAATGCAACCATTGGGCCATTCGCTGGTGGAGCACCTCAGATCACAATTGGTCTGAACATTGCACTGAAGGAAATCAAAAGCACAGTTGCCGGAAAGAAGATCGTTATTCTTGAAGAAGCAACGGATGCAACTCCACAACTAGCTCTTGAAAAAGCTAAGAAGCTTATCGAGAAGGACAAAGTAGACATTCTCTTTGGACCACTTTCAGGTGACGAAGGCGTTGCAATTGCGCGTCTGTCAAAGAAGTATCCAAAGGTAACTTTCATCAACACAACTGGCTCAGCATCAGAAGCTACAAATGAGCAACCATCAAAGAACTTCTTCCGTTTCCACGGAGATGCTGCTCAGTGGTCAGGTGGTGTAGGTGAAATCGCTTACAAGACACTTGGTTACAAGCGCGTGGCAATCATTGCTGATGACTACTCATTCCCTTACGCAAACGCTGGTGGCTTTGCTACTGGTTTCTGTAAGTCAGGCGGAGTAATTGTTGCAGCACAATGGCCAGCACTTGGTACAAAAGATTACTCATCACAAATTGCAGCACTTCCAAAAGATATTGATGCAATTTACGCAGGACTTGGTGGAGCTGACGCTGTTCAGTTCTTGAAGCAAGCTGTTCAGTTCGGTATTACTAAGCCATTGATCGGTGGAGCAATCCTCGTTGATGGAACAGTTCTTGGATCCAAGGCTGACATTGGTGATGCAGTACTTAACACCATTGGTGGCGGACCAGTTCCTGATGATTCATATTCAACACCTGAATACGACAAGTTCAAGGCACAGCTCACTGCAGCTGGCACTGGACCAAACATCTTCAGTGTTCTTGGATATGTATCAGCTAAGTCAATGCTTGCAGGTCTTGTTGCAGTAAAGGGTGACCTTTCAAACAACCAGGCTGCATACCGCAAGGTTCTTTCAACATTAAAGTGGAATACACCAACAGGTCCACTTTCAATGGATAAGAACCGCAACGCAATTGTTTCTAACTTCATCTATCAGGTTATTTCTGATGGCAAGGGTGGATTCAAGACTAAGTCACTTAAGCGTCAAGATAAGGTCGCTCAAGGAACTAAGGTCTTCGGTCGCGTTAACTCTTGTGCGGACGTGAAGTAA
- a CDS encoding branched-chain amino acid ABC transporter permease yields MNRKRIMYAVVLILALAFPFITPDPDFWVSSGGARALWLGVTALSMSFLNRNLGLMSLGQLFFSGVAGYIVAISSVTHNVKFGTSVPLAILAGTLSGVLIGWIALKTKGVYFLMLTLAVTLGLYSFANQAQEITRGHTGINSIPAPIIFGMDFAYVKPLYYLFLGIAVVLFALCKFLEKTSFGIALKGVRDNEDRMISMGYRTMPLKMIAFVFSSFIASIAGVMGVFYVTNISPDSVGLIRSIDLLVIVVVGGATYLGGAFVGAALIAVFEAIIQDFTQYYVGATGILFIVVLMLAPQGLMGISAQVRARRGKKAGASA; encoded by the coding sequence ATGAACAGAAAACGCATCATGTACGCCGTTGTTTTAATACTGGCCTTGGCATTTCCGTTCATCACACCAGATCCAGATTTCTGGGTATCAAGTGGTGGAGCTCGCGCACTGTGGCTCGGCGTAACGGCTTTGAGTATGTCATTTCTTAATCGCAATCTTGGACTGATGTCACTCGGCCAACTCTTCTTCTCAGGTGTTGCCGGATACATCGTTGCGATTAGTTCAGTTACACACAATGTTAAATTCGGAACATCCGTTCCTTTAGCAATTTTGGCCGGAACACTTTCAGGCGTGTTAATTGGATGGATTGCGCTCAAAACAAAAGGCGTGTATTTCTTAATGCTCACTCTTGCCGTGACACTTGGACTCTATTCATTTGCTAATCAAGCGCAAGAAATAACACGTGGCCACACAGGTATCAACAGCATTCCAGCCCCAATTATTTTTGGCATGGATTTTGCTTATGTAAAGCCGCTCTATTACTTATTCCTTGGAATTGCCGTAGTTCTCTTTGCCCTCTGTAAATTCCTGGAGAAAACTTCATTTGGAATTGCACTCAAAGGTGTTCGCGACAATGAAGATCGAATGATTTCAATGGGTTATCGCACTATGCCACTAAAGATGATTGCATTTGTATTCTCATCCTTTATTGCATCCATTGCTGGGGTCATGGGCGTTTTCTACGTCACCAATATTTCACCAGATAGCGTCGGATTAATTCGTTCCATCGACTTGCTCGTAATTGTTGTAGTGGGTGGCGCAACGTATCTCGGGGGTGCATTTGTTGGTGCAGCTCTGATCGCCGTATTTGAAGCAATTATTCAAGACTTTACTCAGTACTACGTGGGCGCAACAGGAATTCTTTTCATTGTGGTCCTCATGCTTGCACCTCAGGGACTAATGGGAATTTCTGCACAGGTACGTGCACGACGTGGGAAAAAAGCTGGTGCATCAGCATGA
- a CDS encoding branched-chain amino acid ABC transporter permease, giving the protein MTQFIFTFLNGLTLAGLYFLVASGLTLIFGLMRVINLAHGAFYLLAGYVSWTVADKTDNWFYGAVAGALTLGVFGTLVYVLLLRKFQYEELRVALITLGVSLVLAQAMLAIFGGDYYQTNIPESVSFSVPVPGLGLSYPFFRIFVLMLAILVAIGLWVFISKTRYGAIIRAGVDDTTMVSALGINVKAVFIWIFFLGSLLVGFAGSVGGTTNSFGMGTDGDYLLFSLQVVIIGGLGSIGGVAIGSFLVGVIGQFATGYFPTFAGIITFAMLILILAFRPQGILGKKQ; this is encoded by the coding sequence ATGACGCAATTCATTTTTACTTTTCTCAATGGACTCACCCTTGCTGGGTTGTATTTTCTTGTTGCAAGTGGATTAACACTGATCTTTGGTTTGATGCGCGTTATTAACTTGGCGCACGGCGCTTTCTATTTATTAGCAGGTTATGTCTCATGGACCGTCGCAGATAAAACCGATAATTGGTTCTATGGAGCTGTTGCAGGCGCCCTCACTTTAGGTGTTTTCGGCACGCTTGTTTATGTTTTATTGCTTCGCAAGTTTCAATATGAAGAGCTCCGCGTTGCTCTGATCACGCTGGGCGTCTCACTTGTACTTGCTCAAGCAATGCTTGCAATATTTGGCGGCGATTATTACCAAACAAATATTCCCGAGAGTGTTTCATTCTCGGTGCCGGTTCCAGGTCTTGGTCTTTCATATCCATTCTTTAGAATTTTCGTACTGATGCTTGCAATCCTTGTTGCAATCGGCTTATGGGTCTTCATTTCAAAGACTCGCTACGGCGCAATAATTCGCGCAGGCGTAGATGACACAACGATGGTCTCAGCCCTTGGCATCAACGTGAAGGCAGTGTTTATCTGGATCTTCTTCCTAGGATCCTTACTGGTTGGCTTTGCTGGATCCGTAGGTGGAACCACAAACTCATTTGGTATGGGCACAGATGGTGACTATTTACTCTTCTCACTTCAAGTAGTCATCATTGGCGGACTTGGTTCCATCGGTGGTGTAGCAATTGGTTCATTTTTAGTTGGAGTTATTGGTCAATTTGCGACTGGCTATTTCCCAACATTTGCCGGAATTATCACATTCGCAATGCTTATTCTGATTTTGGCGTTTCGACCACAGGGAATCTTGGGGAAGAAACAATGA
- a CDS encoding GntR family transcriptional regulator: protein MAVKKVIAKLDPKTSESLGADAYEWLIAAITSFRIPTNSQISENKLAAELGVSRTPVREALKRLETEGIVKRGEAGRFTVAMLTAKDVDEAIDLLILCDTYMFQRAAKNIDNAGAQILKEAAASMSQSAAKGDRDGWIAHDKIFHETIMRAANNEMIAEVSRVTRQRIQRFWARSVSGARDLVTCSDEHKEIAQGIIGKDMNAINKSVEGHLGHLRGNMHEIVASMAPFFGNQG from the coding sequence ATGGCAGTAAAGAAAGTCATAGCTAAGTTGGATCCGAAAACTTCGGAGTCCCTTGGTGCTGACGCTTACGAGTGGCTTATTGCTGCCATTACATCGTTTCGGATTCCAACTAACTCTCAAATTTCAGAGAACAAATTAGCAGCAGAATTGGGTGTCAGTCGAACACCAGTTCGCGAAGCACTCAAGCGTTTAGAAACCGAAGGAATTGTTAAGCGCGGTGAAGCAGGTCGCTTCACTGTCGCAATGTTGACAGCAAAAGATGTTGATGAAGCGATAGATCTTTTGATCTTGTGTGATACATACATGTTCCAACGTGCAGCCAAGAATATTGATAATGCAGGAGCCCAGATTCTTAAAGAGGCTGCCGCAAGCATGTCTCAATCTGCAGCAAAAGGAGATCGTGATGGCTGGATTGCTCACGATAAAATTTTCCATGAAACAATTATGCGAGCAGCTAACAATGAAATGATTGCTGAAGTTTCACGAGTAACTCGCCAACGTATTCAACGTTTCTGGGCGCGCTCTGTTTCTGGTGCGCGCGATCTTGTGACATGTTCAGATGAGCACAAAGAAATCGCACAAGGAATTATCGGGAAAGACATGAACGCCATCAACAAATCAGTGGAAGGCCACCTCGGCCACCTGCGGGGAAACATGCACGAGATTGTTGCTTCGATGGCGCCGTTTTTTGGGAATCAAGGCTGA
- a CDS encoding creatininase family protein: MTSYITPPRKVPHITTGDDVFRNKFRSWNIADLSYVDINEYLAEKDVVLVPMASTEQHGPHLPLYTDTITAVEVSARVSEQIGILHTPPIWTGYSPQHMYGPGQGRGTITVRAETLNNLMYDVARSLIHHGFNRIIFVNGHGSNIKVVDPVLRKLRYETNALIGFVKPYMERYTGVLAGLMENPPEETPGWHSSELETSQDMAWNDGLVRMERAVDTRAHTPAFLPKSFSKDDGMPDVEFEGYQYFQFPMDHHEFVDNGIIGNPMRATKAKGEEAFHRFSSHVSKGVLELMKVPVNVKNREFINRV, translated from the coding sequence ATGACCAGTTACATAACGCCCCCAAGAAAAGTTCCACACATCACAACGGGGGATGACGTCTTCCGCAATAAGTTCCGTTCATGGAATATTGCCGATCTCTCTTATGTAGACATCAATGAGTATTTAGCAGAAAAAGATGTCGTGCTTGTTCCAATGGCTAGTACAGAACAACATGGACCGCACTTGCCGTTGTACACAGACACAATCACAGCAGTAGAAGTTTCTGCTCGCGTATCTGAACAAATTGGTATTTTGCACACACCACCAATTTGGACTGGTTATTCACCACAACACATGTATGGACCAGGTCAAGGTCGCGGAACAATCACAGTTCGTGCCGAGACCCTCAATAACTTGATGTATGACGTTGCACGTTCATTGATTCACCATGGATTCAACCGAATCATCTTTGTTAATGGTCATGGCTCGAACATCAAAGTTGTTGATCCTGTACTTCGTAAATTGCGTTATGAAACCAATGCACTCATAGGTTTCGTAAAGCCTTACATGGAGCGTTATACAGGCGTACTTGCTGGTCTCATGGAAAACCCGCCTGAAGAGACACCAGGTTGGCACTCCAGTGAGCTCGAAACTTCACAAGATATGGCCTGGAATGATGGGTTAGTTCGTATGGAACGCGCAGTAGATACACGCGCACATACGCCAGCGTTCTTGCCTAAATCATTTTCAAAAGATGACGGTATGCCAGATGTGGAGTTTGAGGGTTATCAGTACTTCCAATTCCCTATGGATCACCACGAGTTTGTTGATAACGGAATCATCGGTAACCCAATGCGCGCGACAAAAGCAAAGGGAGAAGAAGCATTTCATCGCTTTAGCTCTCACGTTTCAAAGGGTGTACTTGAACTAATGAAGGTTCCAGTTAATGTCAAAAACAGAGAATTTATTAATCGCGTCTGA
- a CDS encoding Tm-1-like ATP-binding domain-containing protein has protein sequence MSKSVLIIATLDTKGPEAAYIRDGLNRLGIKTTVIDTGILGEPLGITPDISHEDLAIFGGITLHELQNSGTRGRAVERMRTFVIKKVTELHSKGQVLGAIGIGGAEGSVMGAGALMSLPIGVPKLVLSPIASGRHEFGPLVGTSDMLVMHTVIDILGLNHISKTIYDNAVAAMAGLVNHGHELTVPPEGSKYVAVTMLGNTTTAVMALQKELEKSGFEVVTFHANGVGGPAMEELAEAGQFVGVIDFTPSEIVGTLVGGIHYGGPRRMKRVGPLGIPQILVPACVDFSVHHTTSITNEFKNRPIYDHNPEFALARCTREEMGKIGAYFAECANTAKGPIEIVIPGEGYSIPNIPGGVFWDRDADATFETELMKNLNSDISVEKLPLHANSDEFGIAVAQRFLALISVREK, from the coding sequence GTGAGCAAATCAGTTCTCATCATCGCCACTTTAGATACTAAAGGTCCTGAAGCGGCTTATATTCGAGATGGCTTAAACCGTCTCGGAATTAAGACGACTGTGATTGATACGGGAATTCTGGGTGAACCACTCGGAATTACTCCTGATATTTCTCACGAGGACTTAGCAATCTTTGGTGGAATCACTCTGCACGAGTTACAGAATTCTGGAACTCGCGGGCGCGCAGTGGAACGAATGAGAACTTTTGTAATCAAAAAAGTAACGGAACTTCATTCCAAGGGACAGGTCCTCGGCGCCATCGGTATCGGTGGCGCTGAGGGCTCCGTTATGGGAGCCGGTGCACTAATGAGTTTGCCCATTGGTGTTCCAAAATTAGTTCTATCTCCAATTGCATCTGGTCGTCACGAATTTGGTCCACTCGTTGGAACAAGTGACATGTTGGTGATGCATACAGTGATCGACATTTTAGGTTTGAACCATATTTCAAAGACAATTTATGACAACGCGGTTGCAGCGATGGCAGGACTTGTAAATCACGGTCACGAATTAACAGTGCCACCAGAAGGCAGTAAGTACGTCGCAGTCACCATGTTGGGTAACACAACAACAGCTGTGATGGCGCTACAAAAAGAGTTAGAAAAATCAGGATTTGAAGTTGTCACATTTCATGCAAATGGCGTGGGCGGACCTGCGATGGAAGAACTTGCAGAAGCTGGCCAATTTGTAGGCGTTATTGATTTCACGCCATCTGAAATCGTTGGAACTCTCGTTGGTGGAATTCACTATGGCGGGCCACGTCGCATGAAGCGCGTAGGCCCACTTGGTATCCCACAAATACTTGTTCCTGCATGTGTTGATTTTTCTGTGCATCACACAACATCGATAACAAATGAGTTTAAGAACCGCCCAATTTATGATCACAATCCAGAGTTCGCGCTTGCTCGTTGTACCAGAGAAGAGATGGGCAAGATAGGTGCATATTTTGCTGAATGTGCCAATACGGCTAAAGGTCCAATTGAAATTGTTATTCCTGGCGAAGGTTATTCAATTCCAAATATTCCTGGCGGTGTTTTCTGGGATAGAGATGCAGATGCAACATTTGAAACAGAGCTTATGAAGAACCTCAACTCAGACATATCAGTTGAGAAGTTACCTTTGCATGCTAACTCTGATGAGTTTGGTATTGCAGTTGCACAACGTTTTCTAGCACTAATCAGCGTACGAGAAAAATAA
- a CDS encoding sugar phosphate isomerase/epimerase family protein: MHLSMHNWMRAEPIKVTIARLAKYGYKSIEISGEPEQFGQNGSKDTKKLLDDHGLKCWGSVTLMLGERNLVAADSGQRAKSVQYTKDCITMVKELDGYEMTIVPATVGKIVADATADEEWKWAVESMKEIYEHSEKAGVRLAIEPLNRFETYFINRAEQAMALAEATGPNCGVCLDAFHINIEEADLYEAIRSTKGRLTDFHVADNNRMPAGHGDYDWKKVISTLKSIGYDGALTAEFVAPIDRTPANHYKNALETNFDNVDISPEQLKFIIDHGSNILTESFYDWLVEENAKHLLPLI, encoded by the coding sequence ACCTATTAAGGTGACAATCGCGCGTCTAGCCAAGTATGGCTATAAGAGCATCGAGATCAGCGGTGAACCAGAGCAATTCGGACAGAATGGAAGTAAGGACACCAAGAAATTACTTGATGACCATGGTCTTAAGTGCTGGGGTTCTGTAACTCTCATGCTCGGCGAGCGAAATCTCGTTGCAGCAGATTCCGGACAGCGCGCCAAGTCAGTGCAGTACACAAAAGACTGCATCACTATGGTTAAAGAACTCGATGGATATGAAATGACAATCGTGCCTGCAACAGTTGGAAAGATTGTTGCCGATGCGACTGCCGACGAAGAGTGGAAGTGGGCCGTTGAGTCCATGAAAGAAATTTATGAGCACTCAGAAAAAGCTGGAGTTCGTTTAGCAATTGAGCCACTTAATCGCTTTGAAACGTACTTCATTAACCGAGCTGAACAAGCAATGGCTCTGGCTGAGGCGACTGGTCCAAATTGTGGTGTGTGTCTTGATGCATTCCACATCAACATCGAAGAAGCAGATCTATACGAAGCAATTCGCAGCACAAAGGGTCGCCTGACCGACTTCCACGTTGCTGATAACAATCGTATGCCTGCAGGTCACGGTGATTATGACTGGAAGAAAGTAATTTCAACACTCAAGAGCATCGGTTATGACGGCGCACTCACAGCAGAGTTCGTTGCTCCAATCGATCGCACTCCTGCTAACCACTATAAGAATGCTTTGGAAACAAACTTCGATAACGTGGATATCAGTCCAGAACAACTTAAGTTCATCATCGACCACGGTTCAAACATTCTTACAGAATCGTTCTATGACTGGCTGGTTGAAGAGAACGCTAAGCATTTGCTTCCTTTGATTTAA